A window from Chlamydiota bacterium encodes these proteins:
- the pheA gene encoding prephenate dehydratase, whose amino-acid sequence MKIDDLRKKIDALDRRIVALINERASCAHEIGRIKRDTNREIYAPEREKAVYEKVEGMSGGPLPAGSLRAIYREIMSASLAIEKKLVVAYLGPEATFTHLAARNKFGGSVDYAPAASITDIFGEVERGAADYGVVPIENSNEGAVTHTLDMFADSRAKICAEIYLDISHCLMASCAPREITTIYSKAEVFGQCRAWIRENCPSVELIDCSSTARAAERAAGEPGAAAIASELAAELYGLRIAARGIEDSGRNETRFLVIGRASAGPSGDDKTSILVSISDRVGALHRMLYPFRRHAINLTKIESRPSKRKAWEYYFFIDLEGHVAQKKVAEALRELERQCLFVEHLGSYPRAKPRLPCACAEETKRNRRPRRAGKPGGLNRNRAGRVG is encoded by the coding sequence ATGAAGATCGACGATCTGAGGAAGAAGATCGACGCGCTGGACCGCAGGATCGTGGCCCTGATCAATGAGCGGGCCTCCTGCGCTCACGAGATCGGCCGGATCAAGCGCGACACGAACCGGGAGATCTACGCCCCCGAGCGCGAGAAGGCGGTCTACGAGAAGGTGGAGGGGATGAGCGGCGGGCCGCTTCCGGCCGGCTCGCTCCGGGCGATCTACCGCGAGATCATGTCGGCCTCGCTCGCCATCGAGAAGAAGCTGGTGGTCGCCTACCTCGGCCCGGAGGCGACGTTCACGCACCTGGCGGCGAGGAACAAGTTCGGCGGTTCCGTCGACTACGCCCCGGCGGCGAGCATCACGGATATCTTCGGCGAGGTCGAGCGGGGCGCGGCGGACTACGGGGTCGTGCCGATCGAGAACTCCAACGAGGGCGCCGTGACGCACACCCTCGACATGTTCGCGGATTCCCGGGCGAAGATCTGCGCGGAGATCTACCTCGACATCTCGCACTGCCTGATGGCATCCTGCGCGCCGCGGGAGATCACAACAATCTACTCGAAGGCCGAGGTCTTCGGGCAGTGCCGCGCCTGGATCCGGGAGAATTGCCCGTCGGTGGAGCTGATCGACTGTTCCTCGACCGCCCGGGCGGCGGAGCGCGCGGCCGGGGAGCCCGGCGCCGCGGCGATCGCCAGCGAGCTCGCCGCGGAGCTGTACGGGCTGAGGATCGCGGCCCGCGGCATCGAGGACAGCGGCAGAAACGAGACGCGCTTCCTCGTGATCGGCCGCGCCTCCGCGGGGCCGAGCGGGGACGACAAGACCTCCATCCTGGTCTCGATCTCCGACCGGGTGGGGGCGCTCCACCGGATGCTCTACCCGTTCAGGAGGCACGCGATCAACCTGACCAAGATCGAGTCGCGCCCCTCGAAGAGGAAGGCGTGGGAGTACTACTTCTTCATCGATCTGGAGGGGCACGTGGCGCAGAAGAAGGTGGCAGAGGCGCTGCGGGAGCTGGAGCGGCAGTGTCTGTTCGTGGAGCACCTCGGCTCGTACCCGAGGGCGAAACCGCGGCTCCCGTGCGCCTGCGCGGAGGAGACGAAACGGAACCGCCGCCCGCGGCGCGCGGGCAAACCCGGCGGATTGAACCGGAACAGGGCAGGGAGGGTCGGATGA
- a CDS encoding segregation/condensation protein A, translating to MRDCKVALDVFEGPLDLLLYLIRREEVDIRDIPIVTIADQYIGYLDLMRMLDLDIASEFLVMAATLLQIKSRMLLPPEERPVEEAVEEEDPRGALVKQLLEYKRFKEAAGFLSWKEQEQQSVFARYVDRTFLPGPSDSPLVEVSIFDLISAFSDVLKRCTGDPREIAEELYTVTDKIAAITALLGVRPVLKFSELFKDARIRTEVVVTFLALLELIRLKKIQAHQPAPFAEIEICAA from the coding sequence ATGCGGGACTGCAAGGTGGCGCTCGACGTCTTCGAGGGCCCCCTCGACCTGCTCCTCTACCTGATACGGCGCGAGGAGGTCGACATCCGCGACATCCCGATCGTCACGATCGCCGACCAGTACATCGGCTACCTCGACCTGATGCGGATGCTCGACCTCGACATCGCGAGCGAGTTTCTCGTGATGGCGGCGACGCTGCTGCAGATCAAGTCGCGGATGCTGCTCCCGCCCGAGGAGCGCCCGGTCGAGGAGGCGGTCGAGGAGGAGGACCCTCGCGGCGCGCTCGTCAAGCAGCTCCTCGAGTACAAGCGCTTCAAGGAGGCGGCGGGCTTCCTCTCCTGGAAGGAACAGGAGCAGCAGTCGGTCTTCGCGCGCTACGTGGACCGGACGTTTCTCCCCGGCCCCTCGGACAGCCCGCTCGTGGAGGTGAGCATCTTCGACCTGATCAGCGCCTTCTCGGACGTGCTGAAGCGCTGCACCGGAGACCCGCGGGAGATCGCCGAGGAGCTGTACACGGTGACCGACAAGATCGCCGCCATCACCGCCCTCCTCGGCGTCCGGCCGGTGCTGAAATTCAGCGAGCTGTTCAAGGATGCGCGCATCCGGACGGAGGTGGTGGTGACGTTCCTGGCGCTGCTTGAGCTGATACGGCTCAAGAAGATACAGGCGCACCAGCCTGCGCCGTTCGCGGAGATAGAGATCTGCGCGGCCTGA
- the trpS gene encoding tryptophan--tRNA ligase has protein sequence MNTRVFSGIQPTGVLHIGNYLGAIKTWVALLDDHECIFCIVDQHAITVPYEPAGMQARIFDAAVGYLACGVDPARCAIFVQSDVPEHTELAWYFNTVTPVAYLERMTQYKDKSAQFHEQINMGLLGYPVLQAADILLYKAGIVPVGEDQSQHLELTRDVARKFNRLYGETFPEPRTLVGTAPRVAGLDGAAKMSKTLDNYIAINETPEEIWKKLSTAVTDPARKRRTDPGTPEACNIFSLHAFFSTPAQRARVAEGCRTAGIGCLECKRLLAENIARELAPIRERYEALRNDPAAVRRVLDEGAERCRTIARETMRDVKGRMGLLR, from the coding sequence GTGAACACGCGCGTCTTCAGCGGCATACAGCCGACCGGTGTGCTGCACATCGGCAACTACCTCGGCGCGATCAAGACCTGGGTCGCCCTGCTCGACGACCACGAGTGCATCTTCTGCATCGTGGACCAGCACGCGATCACGGTGCCGTACGAGCCCGCGGGGATGCAGGCGCGGATATTCGACGCCGCCGTCGGGTACCTGGCGTGCGGGGTCGATCCGGCGCGGTGCGCGATTTTCGTCCAGTCGGACGTCCCGGAGCACACCGAGCTCGCCTGGTATTTCAACACGGTGACCCCGGTCGCGTACCTCGAGCGGATGACCCAGTACAAGGACAAGTCGGCGCAGTTCCACGAGCAGATCAACATGGGGCTCCTCGGCTACCCGGTGCTCCAGGCGGCGGACATCCTCCTCTACAAGGCCGGGATCGTCCCCGTCGGGGAGGACCAGTCGCAGCACCTCGAGCTCACGCGGGACGTCGCGCGGAAGTTCAACCGTCTCTACGGGGAGACGTTCCCGGAGCCCCGGACGCTGGTCGGAACGGCCCCCCGCGTCGCGGGCCTCGACGGGGCGGCCAAGATGAGCAAGACGCTGGACAACTACATCGCGATCAACGAAACGCCGGAGGAGATCTGGAAAAAGCTCTCGACGGCGGTGACCGATCCCGCCAGGAAGCGCCGCACGGACCCGGGGACCCCCGAGGCGTGCAACATCTTCTCGCTGCACGCGTTCTTCTCGACGCCGGCGCAGCGGGCGCGGGTGGCGGAGGGGTGCCGCACCGCGGGGATCGGCTGTCTCGAGTGCAAACGGCTGCTGGCGGAGAATATCGCGCGGGAGCTCGCGCCGATCCGGGAGCGGTACGAGGCGTTGCGCAACGATCCGGCGGCGGTGCGCCGGGTGCTCGACGAGGGGGCGGAGAGATGCAGGACGATCGCGCGGGAGACGATGCGGGACGTGAAGGGGAGGATGGGGCTCCTCCGCTGA
- a CDS encoding DMT family protein produces the protein MKTVVLLMLSNIFMTFAWYAHLRNLNNRAWFIAALLSWGVALFEYLLQVPANRIGYGTLSLAQLKIVQEVITLSVFVPFSLFYMGQEMRLNYLWAGCCLLGAVFFIFKG, from the coding sequence GTGAAGACCGTCGTCCTCCTGATGCTCTCCAATATCTTCATGACGTTTGCCTGGTACGCCCATTTGCGGAACCTGAACAACCGGGCCTGGTTCATCGCCGCCCTCCTGAGCTGGGGCGTGGCGCTCTTCGAGTACCTCCTGCAGGTCCCCGCCAACAGGATCGGCTACGGCACGCTTTCCCTGGCGCAGCTCAAGATAGTGCAGGAGGTGATCACGCTCTCCGTCTTCGTCCCGTTCTCCCTCTTCTACATGGGCCAGGAGATGCGGCTCAACTACCTCTGGGCGGGGTGCTGCCTCCTCGGGGCGGTCTTTTTCATCTTCAAGGGGTAG
- a CDS encoding diguanylate cyclase — protein MSGRERALIVDRRGTSAETLMEVCRRIGLVAAEVRSWSEARAELGARYHDLVILCLDPGGRPGVEMIREIREMGLDSCIIITATPGRFRTIVSCLVQGAYDTILTPIRGEWAEIVIRRAIERRRYYAGARMKDHYRRLSIFDELTRIHNHRYFHQALARGISAAARYGYPFSLLLMDLDGFKDYNDAHGHLAGDEALRAMGSLLGRSIRAGDIAARYGGEEFALLLSHTNKKRAIAVAERLRAATEELHRSRAGRRMPAPVTISIGVAAFPDDGRTRDVLVLKADKALYRAKRAGKNRVR, from the coding sequence ATGTCGGGAAGGGAACGCGCCCTGATCGTGGACAGGCGGGGGACGTCCGCGGAGACGCTGATGGAGGTCTGCCGCCGCATCGGCCTCGTGGCGGCGGAGGTTCGTTCCTGGTCCGAAGCGCGGGCTGAGTTGGGCGCGCGCTACCACGACCTCGTCATCCTCTGCCTCGATCCAGGCGGGCGGCCCGGCGTCGAGATGATACGCGAGATCAGGGAGATGGGACTGGACTCGTGCATCATCATCACCGCCACGCCCGGCCGATTCAGGACCATCGTCTCCTGCCTCGTCCAGGGCGCCTACGACACGATCCTGACGCCGATCCGGGGGGAGTGGGCGGAGATCGTCATCAGGAGGGCGATCGAGCGCCGCCGGTACTACGCGGGGGCCCGGATGAAGGACCATTACCGGCGGCTCTCCATCTTCGACGAGCTCACCCGCATCCACAACCACCGCTACTTTCACCAGGCGCTGGCGCGGGGGATCAGCGCGGCGGCGAGGTACGGGTACCCGTTCTCCCTGCTCCTCATGGACCTCGACGGATTCAAGGACTACAACGACGCCCACGGGCACCTCGCCGGCGACGAGGCCCTCCGCGCCATGGGCTCCCTTCTCGGCAGGTCCATCCGGGCGGGCGACATCGCCGCGCGCTACGGGGGGGAGGAGTTCGCCCTCCTCCTCTCCCATACCAACAAGAAGCGCGCGATCGCCGTCGCGGAGCGCCTCCGCGCGGCGACGGAGGAACTGCACCGCAGCCGCGCCGGCAGGCGGATGCCCGCCCCCGTGACCATCAGCATAGGGGTGGCCGCGTTTCCCGACGACGGCCGCACGAGGGACGTCCTGGTGCTCAAGGCGGACAAGGCGCTCTACCGCGCCAAGCGCGCCGGGAAGAACCGGGTCCGCTGA
- a CDS encoding acylphosphatase, giving the protein MKRMRIRVGGVVQGVCFRYYAAREAARAGVSGWVRNTPDGRVEAVVEGEEPDVDSITGWFRHGPPDAVVDEFHADEEPYRNEFDGFRVLS; this is encoded by the coding sequence ATGAAGAGGATGCGGATCCGGGTCGGCGGCGTCGTGCAGGGTGTCTGCTTCCGGTACTACGCGGCGCGGGAAGCGGCGCGCGCGGGCGTCTCCGGCTGGGTCCGCAACACCCCCGACGGCCGCGTCGAGGCGGTCGTCGAGGGCGAGGAGCCGGACGTGGACTCCATAACCGGCTGGTTCCGGCACGGGCCCCCCGACGCCGTGGTCGACGAGTTCCACGCGGACGAGGAGCCGTACCGAAACGAATTCGACGGCTTCCGCGTGCTCTCCTGA
- the scpB gene encoding SMC-Scp complex subunit ScpB — protein MGEEANNVKAIVEALLFAGSEPVKPSEIREILAVSLPQGDGTIRALIEELRDDYRKGGRSFTIAEIAGGYRLQTLPEYGDWISRLRAAPSRRKLSAPALETLAIVAYRQPITKAEIEAIRGVNIDGVLENLMDRGLVETKGRKQAIGKPHLFGTTKRFLEHFGLRTIKDLPEIEELKRAIAAEAPAGPAPPAERQGLA, from the coding sequence ATGGGGGAAGAGGCGAACAACGTCAAGGCCATCGTGGAGGCGCTGCTCTTCGCCGGCAGCGAGCCGGTCAAGCCGTCCGAGATACGGGAGATCCTCGCCGTCTCGCTTCCGCAGGGCGACGGAACGATACGCGCGCTGATCGAGGAGTTGCGGGACGACTACCGGAAGGGCGGGAGGAGCTTCACCATCGCCGAGATCGCCGGCGGCTACCGTCTCCAGACGCTCCCCGAGTACGGAGACTGGATCTCGCGTCTCCGGGCGGCGCCGTCGCGGCGGAAGCTCTCTGCGCCCGCCCTCGAGACGCTGGCCATCGTCGCCTACCGCCAGCCGATCACGAAGGCCGAGATCGAGGCGATCCGCGGGGTCAACATCGACGGGGTGCTCGAGAACCTGATGGACCGGGGACTGGTCGAGACGAAGGGGCGCAAGCAGGCGATCGGGAAGCCGCACCTGTTCGGGACCACCAAGAGGTTCCTGGAGCATTTCGGGCTCCGCACCATCAAGGATCTTCCGGAGATAGAGGAGCTGAAGCGCGCGATCGCGGCGGAGGCGCCGGCCGGGCCCGCCCCCCCCGCGGAGCGGCAGGGGCTCGCATGA